One window of the Fusobacterium perfoetens genome contains the following:
- a CDS encoding undecaprenyl-diphosphate phosphatase: MNPFLLVILLGIVQGVTEFLPISSTGHMILVERFINSPNISKHFMDNFLVIVQFGSIISVLLYFWGDIHPFVKNKEVLIERVTLWSKILVGVIPAGVIGFLADDYITEMFMGNTKIVAIMLIVYGIILYFIEDKIKAKKITSLKDISYKTALAIGFFQCLAMIPGTSRSGATIVGALLLGLSKSVAAEFSFFLAIPTMFGATLLKLMKSGLSFTSQEWTLMFAGSFTAFIVAYIVIKWFMGYIKTRTFKLFGVYRIILGILVLLLIK; encoded by the coding sequence ATGAATCCTTTTTTACTTGTTATTCTTCTTGGAATAGTTCAAGGAGTTACAGAATTTCTTCCAATAAGCAGTACAGGACATATGATTCTTGTTGAAAGATTTATTAACAGTCCTAATATAAGCAAACATTTTATGGATAACTTTCTTGTTATAGTTCAGTTTGGATCTATAATTTCAGTTCTTCTTTATTTTTGGGGAGATATTCACCCATTTGTAAAAAATAAAGAAGTTTTAATTGAAAGAGTTACTCTTTGGAGTAAAATTCTTGTAGGAGTTATTCCAGCAGGAGTAATAGGTTTTCTTGCAGATGACTACATTACAGAGATGTTTATGGGAAATACAAAAATTGTTGCAATAATGCTTATAGTTTATGGAATAATCCTTTATTTTATTGAAGATAAAATAAAGGCAAAAAAAATAACATCACTTAAAGATATATCATATAAAACAGCATTAGCTATTGGTTTTTTCCAATGCCTTGCAATGATACCAGGAACTTCAAGATCAGGAGCTACTATTGTAGGAGCTCTTCTTCTTGGACTGTCAAAAAGTGTTGCAGCAGAATTTTCTTTCTTCCTTGCAATACCTACAATGTTTGGAGCTACTCTTCTAAAACTTATGAAAAGTGGGCTTAGCTTTACTTCTCAGGAATGGACTCTTATGTTTGCAGGTTCATTTACAGCTTTTATTGTAGCTTACATTGTAATAAAATGGTTTATGGGATATATTAAAACAAGAACTTTCAAACTTTTTGGAGTTTACAGAATAATTCTTGGAATATTAGTACTGCTGCTTATAAAATAA
- the rfaD gene encoding ADP-glyceromanno-heptose 6-epimerase codes for MIIVTGAAGFIGSAFIWKLNEMGINDILAVDKMRTEDKWLNLRKRDYADWVDRDNLFEWLADEKNAAKITGVAHFGACSATTERDGDFLMSNNYGYTKKLWEFCADHNINFVNASSAATYGAGEQGYDDDITVEQFHKLLPLNKYGYSKKLFDDWSFKQTKTPKQWISCKFFNVYGPQEYHKGRMASMVFHTFNQYKADGGVKLFKSHKEGYADGEQLRDFVYIKDVVDLLYYFLTEEVPSGVYNVGTGKARSFKDLSMATMRAASGNPDLKEEYVITFVPMPEDLRGKYQYFTEAKMDKVKKAGYTKKFHTLEEGVYDYVVNYLSKEDPYL; via the coding sequence ATGATTATTGTTACTGGTGCTGCCGGTTTTATCGGAAGTGCGTTTATATGGAAATTAAATGAAATGGGAATCAACGACATATTAGCTGTTGATAAAATGAGAACAGAAGATAAATGGCTTAATTTAAGAAAAAGAGATTATGCTGACTGGGTTGACAGAGATAACCTTTTTGAATGGCTTGCTGATGAGAAAAATGCAGCTAAAATTACAGGAGTAGCGCACTTTGGTGCTTGCTCAGCAACAACAGAAAGAGACGGAGATTTCTTAATGAGTAATAACTATGGTTATACTAAAAAATTATGGGAATTCTGTGCTGATCACAATATAAACTTTGTTAATGCTTCTTCTGCTGCTACATATGGTGCTGGAGAACAAGGATATGATGACGATATCACTGTTGAACAATTCCATAAGCTTCTTCCTTTAAATAAATATGGATATTCTAAAAAACTTTTTGATGACTGGTCTTTCAAACAAACTAAGACTCCAAAACAATGGATAAGCTGTAAATTCTTTAATGTTTATGGCCCTCAAGAATACCACAAAGGAAGAATGGCATCTATGGTATTCCATACTTTCAACCAATATAAAGCTGATGGAGGAGTTAAACTTTTCAAATCTCATAAAGAAGGGTATGCTGATGGAGAACAACTAAGAGATTTCGTATACATAAAAGATGTTGTTGATTTATTATATTATTTCTTAACAGAAGAAGTTCCTTCAGGAGTATATAATGTAGGAACAGGAAAAGCAAGAAGCTTTAAAGATCTTTCTATGGCAACAATGAGAGCAGCTTCTGGAAACCCTGATTTAAAAGAAGAATATGTAATTACTTTTGTTCCTATGCCTGAAGACTTAAGAGGAAAATACCAATACTTTACTGAAGCAAAAATGGATAAAGTTAAAAAAGCAGGATATACTAAAAAATTCCATACTCTTGAAGAGGGAGTTTATGATTATGTTGTAAACTATCTTTCTAAAGAAGATCCTTATCTATAA